A stretch of DNA from Lawsonibacter asaccharolyticus:
GCCAGCATCATCTGGGCCGCGTCCTCCCCCTTGGACACCCCGCCCATCCCCAGGATGGGCAGGTCCACCGCCTGGGCCACCTCCCAGACCATCCGCACCGCCACAGGCAGGACGGCGGGGCCGGACAGGCCGCCGGTGTTCATCTTCAGCACAGGGTGCCGGGTGTTCACGTCGATGCGCATCCCCCGCAGGGTGTTGATGAGCGAGAGAGCGTCCGCCCCCGCCCCGGCCACCGCCCGGGCGATCTCCGTGATGTCCGTCACATTGGGTGAGAGCTTCACCATCACTGGGACCGAGCCGGCGTGAGCCTTGGCCACCTGGGTGACTTCGGCGGCCAGTTCCGGCCTGGTGCCGTAGGCCAGTCCCCCCGCCTTCACATTGGGGCAGGAGATGTTCACCTCGATCAGGTCCACCCCGGCCTGGGCCAGCTTTTCACACATGATGCCGTATTCCTCGGGGGTGTTCCCAGAGATGTTGGCGATCACCTTCACGTCATACTGCCGCAGGAAGGGGAGCTCCGTCTCCACAAAGGCGTCCACCCCCGGGTTCTGGAGGCCCACCGAGTTGAGAATGCCCATGGGAGTCTCTGCGATTCGGGGGCCCGGGTTGCCCTCCCGGCGGTGGAGGGTCAGGCCCTTGGCGCAGATGGCGCCCAGTTCGCCCAGGTCATAGAACGCCCCGTACTCCCGGCCGAAGCCGAAGGTCCCAGAGGCCACGCACACCGGGTTTTTCAGAGTCACCCCAGCCAGCTCCACCCTCATATCCACATCAGGCATCCCAATCCACCTCCCTGGCGTCAAAGACGGGTCCGTCCTTGCACACATGTTTCCGGCTGCCGTCCGCCATGTCGCAGGCACAGACCAGGCAGGCGCCTACGCCGCAGCCCATCCGCTCCTCCATAGACACCAGGCAGCGCACGCCGAAGTCCTCCGCCGCCCGGGCCACGTTTCTCAGCATGGGCCGGGGGCCGCAGGCCAGCACCGCGTCATAGCCCCGGTCTCCCTCCAGCTCCCGCCGCACCAGCGCATCCACATAGCCGTGGAAGCCGTAGGAGCCGTCATCTGTGGCCACCTGCACCTGGGAGCACACGGAGCGGAACTGCTCCTCCAGCATCACCCTGTCCCCGGAGCGGAACCCCAGGATGGCGGTGCACCGCCCGGGGGCATACTGGGCGCAGCCCAGCATGGGGGGCACGCCGATGCCGCCCCCCACCAGCAGATAGCGGCCCTCCCGCTTCATGGGGAAGCCGTTGCCCAGCAGGCCCATCACGTCCAGGCTCTGTCCCTCACGGCGGCCGGCCAGCCAGGCGGTCCCCTCTCCCCGGACCTCAAAGACTACGGTCAGCCGGTCGGGGGCGTCCCCTTCCCCCGCCTGACAGGAGCAGACGGAGATGGGCCGGCGGAGCAGCCGGGAATGTCCGCACTTGATGTGGACGAACTGCCCCGGGGCCCGGAAGGCGGTCCGGACCATGTCCCCCGCCTCCAGAGTGAGGCTGATGGCGGCGTCATTGAGCATCGTCCTGCTGATGATGCCGCATTTCTGTTCTACTTTCATAATGGCGTCACACCCTCTGTGGAAAGTTTAGTGTCTCGCGGGCACACCTGGGGCGGCCCTTATTGGACCCATTCCGGGTCAAAAAATTTCAGCCGGCCGCAGACCTCGCAGCGGAACACCGCCATTTTCATGCTGCCTGACAGCAGATGGTCCAGGTCACCGCCCAAAAAGGTGTGCTCCCCCAGCTGAAAGGTGGATACCCCCAGCTTGGTCATGTCCTGGCCGCAGCAGCGGGCGGTCTTTTTCACCTGGGCCTGGCGCTGCTCCTCCTGCTGCCGGCGCTCCTGCGCCTGCTCCAGCTCCCGCTGCCACTGGACCCGGGCCTGGGGGAGGCGCTCCCGCACCTCCTCCCCCTCTCTCAGGTGAGGGGACCGGGCCATATACTCCCTGAGGGCGATCTTCTCCTCCCCCGCCGCATCCCGGTATCGCCGCATGCACTTCTCGCACAGGGTCTGACTGGTGCCGCACAGGGTGATGTAGCACAGGGACCAGCTTCCCGCCATCTCTCCGCAGAGCACACAGGCCCGCTTTGCCATAGTCCTTCCTCCTTCCCCCAGCCCCGCCCTTTTGCGGGAGCTGTTACACGATGGTGACGAAGCGCCTGATGTCGTCCCGCATGGCGATGGCCGCATCCCGGGCCGCCTGGGCAAAATCCCGGCCGTCCCCGCCGGTCTTCTGCCACGCACACATGATGCCCCGGGAGGAGTTGACGATGGCCCCGTGGCCGTACTTGTCAAAGGCATACTGCACGTCCTCCGCAGTCCCCCCCTGGGCGCCGTAGCCGGGCACCAGGAAGAAGGTGTGCTCCAGGCGCTTGCGCAGGGCCCGGATGTCGGAGGGGTAGGTGGCCCCGGTGACGGCCCCAGCCATGGTATAGCCGTACTTGCCCTCGGTCCCCTTAGCGATCCGCTGATTCAGGTCGCCCATCACCTGATAGACCAGCCGGTCCCCAGCCACCATATCCTGGAGCTCTCCGGAGCCGGGATTGGAGGTCTTGACCAGCACGAAGACACACTTGTCCTCCCCCTGAGCTGCCTTCAGGAAGGGGTTGATAGAGTCAGAGCCCATATAACCGTTGAGGGTGACGCAGTCGGCGTCAAAGGTCTTGAAGGTCTCCTCCCCGATCTTCACCCCGGACAGCCAGCCTT
This window harbors:
- a CDS encoding dihydroorotate dehydrogenase, whose translation is MPDVDMRVELAGVTLKNPVCVASGTFGFGREYGAFYDLGELGAICAKGLTLHRREGNPGPRIAETPMGILNSVGLQNPGVDAFVETELPFLRQYDVKVIANISGNTPEEYGIMCEKLAQAGVDLIEVNISCPNVKAGGLAYGTRPELAAEVTQVAKAHAGSVPVMVKLSPNVTDITEIARAVAGAGADALSLINTLRGMRIDVNTRHPVLKMNTGGLSGPAVLPVAVRMVWEVAQAVDLPILGMGGVSKGEDAAQMMLAGASAVAVGTALFADPYAPIRVRDELAALAAGQGLERAAELIGGVKPW
- a CDS encoding dihydroorotate dehydrogenase → MKVEQKCGIISRTMLNDAAISLTLEAGDMVRTAFRAPGQFVHIKCGHSRLLRRPISVCSCQAGEGDAPDRLTVVFEVRGEGTAWLAGRREGQSLDVMGLLGNGFPMKREGRYLLVGGGIGVPPMLGCAQYAPGRCTAILGFRSGDRVMLEEQFRSVCSQVQVATDDGSYGFHGYVDALVRRELEGDRGYDAVLACGPRPMLRNVARAAEDFGVRCLVSMEERMGCGVGACLVCACDMADGSRKHVCKDGPVFDAREVDWDA
- a CDS encoding orotidine 5'-phosphate decarboxylase; amino-acid sequence: MSFDVLQDKIRAMKNPTVAGLDARIDYVPEHIRQAAFAEHGTGLEGACEAIYQFNVGLIDALCDIVPAVKPQSAYYENLGWRGMEMLERTIRYAKSKGLFVIADIKRGDIGSTASAYAEGWLSGVKIGEETFKTFDADCVTLNGYMGSDSINPFLKAAQGEDKCVFVLVKTSNPGSGELQDMVAGDRLVYQVMGDLNQRIAKGTEGKYGYTMAGAVTGATYPSDIRALRKRLEHTFFLVPGYGAQGGTAEDVQYAFDKYGHGAIVNSSRGIMCAWQKTGGDGRDFAQAARDAAIAMRDDIRRFVTIV